A genome region from Hymenobacter tibetensis includes the following:
- a CDS encoding exodeoxyribonuclease III, whose protein sequence is MNIISYNVNGLRSALSKGLLDWVREAQPDVLCLQEIKAGREELDVTGFIALGYHAYLHPAEKPGYSGVATFTKHLPLHVEVGCGTALYDAEGRVLRLDFEDYSILNVYMPSGTSGPERQTFKVAWLHFFRDYVRQLRAEGRRLIIGGDYNCCQTPIDLHNPKANQNSPGYTPEERQWFKDLLADGYTDSFRHHHGEATGHYSWWSYRAGSRKRNVGWRLDHLLVDKELEPRIQEAGLLPDVVHSDHCPAYLSF, encoded by the coding sequence ATGAACATTATCAGCTACAACGTCAATGGCTTACGCTCGGCGCTGAGCAAAGGGCTGCTAGACTGGGTGCGAGAAGCACAGCCAGACGTATTATGCTTGCAGGAAATCAAAGCTGGACGGGAAGAGCTAGACGTGACGGGATTCATTGCTCTCGGGTACCACGCGTATCTGCACCCCGCCGAGAAGCCTGGCTACAGTGGCGTTGCTACGTTCACTAAGCACTTGCCACTGCACGTGGAAGTGGGCTGCGGAACCGCGCTTTACGATGCCGAAGGGCGCGTGCTACGGCTGGACTTTGAAGACTACTCGATCCTAAACGTGTATATGCCTTCCGGTACCAGCGGCCCGGAGCGGCAGACGTTCAAGGTGGCGTGGCTGCATTTCTTCCGCGACTATGTGCGCCAGCTCCGAGCCGAGGGTCGTCGCCTTATCATTGGAGGGGATTACAACTGCTGCCAGACCCCCATCGACCTGCACAACCCTAAAGCAAACCAGAACAGCCCTGGGTACACTCCGGAAGAGCGGCAATGGTTCAAGGATTTGCTGGCCGACGGCTATACCGACTCGTTCCGTCACCACCACGGCGAGGCTACGGGGCACTACTCTTGGTGGAGCTACCGAGCTGGCTCGCGCAAGCGCAATGTAGGCTGGCGCCTCGACCACTTGCTGGTTGACAAAGAATTAGAGCCTCGTATTCAGGAAGCGGGCCTTCTGCCAGATGTAGTGCACTCAGACCACTGTCCGGCTTATCTGTCTTTCTGA
- a CDS encoding carboxymuconolactone decarboxylase family protein: MSQVTEFNEYRQRMNEKIMAADNKVIKRFFNLDTNTYQAGALDVKTKEMLGLACSMVLRCDDCIKYHLGKCYEEKLTDEEIYEVFAIANLIGGSIVIPHFRRAVEYWEILKEEATTPAPLHSHDA; the protein is encoded by the coding sequence ATGTCTCAGGTAACCGAATTCAACGAGTATCGCCAGCGCATGAACGAGAAGATCATGGCGGCTGATAATAAAGTAATTAAGCGCTTCTTCAACCTTGATACCAACACTTATCAGGCGGGCGCCCTAGACGTGAAAACCAAGGAAATGCTTGGCTTGGCGTGCAGCATGGTGCTGCGCTGCGACGACTGCATCAAGTACCATCTCGGGAAGTGTTACGAAGAGAAGCTAACCGACGAGGAAATCTACGAGGTGTTTGCCATTGCCAACCTGATTGGGGGCAGCATTGTGATTCCGCACTTCCGGCGCGCCGTGGAGTATTGGGAAATCTTGAAAGAGGAGGCTACCACGCCCGCCCCGCTGCACTCCCACGACGCATGA